The DNA sequence CGCGCGCGCCCGGCTGGGGGAACTCGACTGGCAGCCGGTAGCCAGTGACGCGCGCATTCAAGACGATCTCGTGGACTCACTTCGCCGAAGCCTCGACGAGCGCGAACTGCAGGCATGCTTCGCCGAAGGGGCGGGGTGGCCGGAAGAGCAGGCGCTAGCGCAAGCCGCCGCAGTCTAACAGGGGACCGCGCCTCCGAGCGTTCGCCGGCGATCCGAATTCAGCACCGGATCGGTGCATTGCCGGTCGAGGACGTACGTGCCGGTCTGTCCGGCACACCCGCTCGCCGCCGCGTACGATCCGGTTACGCGATTGGTCGTTTCGTCGTACGTGCCGGTGAAGTGAAACGCGCACGTCGCATTGTTGATTGTAGCGAGCGCGGTTCCGGCTAATCCGCCGCCGGACGAAATCGTCAGCGCGAGCGCGTTGTCGATCTTCGCAGCCCCATAGGTCATGGCGAGCGTTCCGCCCACCGACGAGCCGCTTTGCGAAAAGGTAACGGCAGTCGTCCCCGCGCCGCTCGCGCTATCTTGCACCGTGCCGGTATACTCGCCGGCGATCTTCGGCAGCGGCTGCGGGGCAGCGTTCGAATCGTTGCCGCCGCAGGCACTAAGCAACAGGGCCCCGGCGAGCAACGCCGCGATAGCCTTCGTCCGTATCATTTTGCACCCACCTCGTAAGCGTCTACACGCCACGACGTGCGCGATCTATGCCTGCGAACCCTCCAACGACGCGCCGGCGCTCTCTTCGGCCGGCTCGTCGAGCACGCGATCGAGCGCGGCTTCGATGCGGTCGTAGCCTTTGTCGCCGGCTTGAAAGTGACGCAGTTCGTGCTTGCGGTTGAAAACGTAGTAGCCGGGCACGAATTGGTTGGCGAACCGTTCCACGATCGTGTGTTCGCTGTCGATCGCGCACGGCTGCGTCATCTTCATCTCTTCGAGCGCATCTTTCGTCACCGCGGCGACGTCGAGTTCGGCCTCCGAGCGCGGCTGATGAACGCTGACGAACGCGAGCCCCTTGCCCGCGTACGTGTCGCGCCAGCCGTTGACTCGTTCCACCGTGTCGTGGCAGATGTAACAACTGATCGACCAAAAGTGAACGAGCACCGGCCGGCCGTACAGCTCGTCGCTGTTCGGCCGGCCGTTGATCCAGTTCGAAACCCCCTCCAGCGATGGGAGGGGGCTGCGCATCCGTAGGGCCACTAGACGGTCAGCAGCTGCTTGCCGGGCTTCCATTCGGCCGGGCAGAGACCGCCGGTTTGAAGGGCTTGCAGGACGCGAATCGTCTCGTCGACGCTGCGGCCAACGCTGTCGTCGGTGACGACCGCATACTTGAGTACGCCCTGCGGATCGATGATGAAGAGGCCACGTTGCGCGACGCCCGTGGCTTCATCGAGCACGCCGTACGCGCGGGCCGTTTCTTTCGTGAAATCCGCAGCGAGCGGATACTGCAGGCCGGCGATGCCGTTTTTCTCTTTCGGCGTATTGATCCACGCCCAGTGGCTGTGCACGGAGTCCGTCGACGCGCCGAGGACCTCGGCATCGAGATCTTTGAATTCGGCGTACCGATCCGAGAGCGCCGTGATCTCCGTCGGGCAAACGAACGTAAAATCGAGCGGATAGAAGAAGAACACCAGCCATTTGCCGCGGTAGTCCGCGAGCTTGATCTCTTTGCCGAGATCCTTTGCGCCGGTCGCGCCCTTGGTGCTGGGCAGCTTGAAATCCGGGGCAGCTTTACCTACCTGTGCCAACATGAATCGCTTTCCACTTTCTCTATCGACTGAGGGTTACGAAGCCTAGTCTAGCCAAGAAGCCTCAGAGTGAAAACGACTTTCACCACAAAGCCCATGTGGCGCATCCCGAGGGCGCCGGCGCGTTTTCTAAGGAGGGAACGGCCGGGCAGGTCCGCCCGGCCTCTTACCGCAACCCTCCCGACTGCTGAAATGAGCGTACTCGAACTACCCTACACTCCCGAGGTGGAAGCCGAGACGTCGCCGATCTTCGAGCGCGTCGCGCACATCATTCCCCCGGTCGAGTGGCCGATCCACGCACCGTACGTCGCCGCCATCAATCGCCTCAAGCGCGAGCGCAACGCCGTCATTCTGGCGCACAACTATCAGGTGCCGGAGATTTTCCACACGGTGGCCGATATCGTCGGCGACTCGCTCGGGCTCGCCATCGAGGCCGCAAAGACCGACGCCGACGTCATCGTGCTCTGCGGCGTGCATTTCATGGCCGAAACCGCGAAGCT is a window from the Candidatus Baltobacteraceae bacterium genome containing:
- a CDS encoding peroxiredoxin codes for the protein MAQVGKAAPDFKLPSTKGATGAKDLGKEIKLADYRGKWLVFFFYPLDFTFVCPTEITALSDRYAEFKDLDAEVLGASTDSVHSHWAWINTPKEKNGIAGLQYPLAADFTKETARAYGVLDEATGVAQRGLFIIDPQGVLKYAVVTDDSVGRSVDETIRVLQALQTGGLCPAEWKPGKQLLTV
- a CDS encoding TlpA disulfide reductase family protein; this encodes MRSPLPSLEGVSNWINGRPNSDELYGRPVLVHFWSISCYICHDTVERVNGWRDTYAGKGLAFVSVHQPRSEAELDVAAVTKDALEEMKMTQPCAIDSEHTIVERFANQFVPGYYVFNRKHELRHFQAGDKGYDRIEAALDRVLDEPAEESAGASLEGSQA